TGCTGACCCGCTTGCGGCTGCTGACAAGCAACGAATTGCGCGAAACGCTCTGGAAGGCGGCTCTCACAGGCGGGATGCTGACGGCCACCGTGCAGGCCTGGTCGGGCTATCAGCCCCTGAGCGGGTCCTTCGATCTATTGGCGGCTCTGAACAGCGACCTCAGTGCCAGGCTCGATCACGTCAAGCTGGATGCCGAGGACGGCTCCGGGAGCGGTTTGCCTTCCTTCTCCCGGCTTCCCAAGTCGGCCCCCGGCGCGGTGGGCGAGAGCTCGGGCCAATCCGCCCCCTCCTTGAAATGGCACTCCACGGGAGCGCCGCTGGTTTTCCACTTGCGCACCCCCGGGCCGTCCGCCCAAGGGACCATCAGGCTTCCCAGCCAGGAGAGCCCGCAGGTCGAGTCCTGGTCTTACCGAAGGGAATCCCGCTTGCACGCTTTCGGACCTCTCACCGTCACGCCGCAGGACTCGGCGTCAACCGGGAACTTCACCTTCAAGCTGCGCCCGCTCTCCAATCCCTGGGTGCGGGGCGCACTCTGGATCTGGCTCGTGATCGGCTCTATGCTGGCCCTGCGCGTGCTCATCACCAAGGCGCGGCTGGGCCGTCTTTTGGCGGCACGCACCCCCATCCACCAGGGTCCGCTGCGGGGCATGCTCGATGATCTGTGCCGGCGGGCGGACGCCTCCTACGTCTTGTTGACCCGCAGCGATTTCATCGCCTCGCCGCTGGCCGTGGGCCGGGAAATCTGCATTCCCGCCCGTGCCGAGCGCGAATTGTGTCCGCGTCAACAGCAAGGCATGCTGGCACACGAACTGGCTCACATCGTGCGCCGCGACTCCTTCTGGCTCTTCTTCTCAGCCCTCATTCAGGCCTTCTTCTTCATCCAGCCGCTCAACCGGCTGGCCCGCCGTCGCCTCTGCCGCGAGTCGGAGTACTTGTGCGACGACTGGGCCGTTCGCCAAGTCGGGGAAGGACGATCGTTGGCCCGCTGCCTGGCCGAGGTGGCGGCCTGGATAGAAGCGTCTCCCGCCCCGGCGCTTGCTCCCGGAATGGCCGGCCGCGAGTCAGCCATCGTCAGCCGGGTGCGCCGTCTGGTGGGAGAGACTCCGCCTCCCCGCAGAACCGGCCTGTGGAGCCGTCTGGCCGCGGGATTCCTCTTGCTGCTGTTGGTGGCGGGCCTGGCGCCGGCGGTCAGCGCCTCTTCGCCCGTTAACGTGCTCTTCCAGGGCTTCAGCGACAAGAACCCTCGCATGCGCCACTTCTTCATCAAGATGGACCGGGAAAAGGACGGAAAAGCGCATATCAAGATCGGCCCCCAGGATTCTTCGAATCAGGTCTCACCCAAGGCCAAAAAGCGCTATTTTCTTTGATCGAGACCCTGCCCCTTCTGCGCTAACTTCTTGACTGTCAAGTCTTTGAGGCATACCATTAAAGAAAAAAAAGGGGTAACATC
This sequence is a window from Acidobacteriota bacterium. Protein-coding genes within it:
- a CDS encoding M56 family metallopeptidase; amino-acid sequence: MPDFTLPWQETAAAWLVTYLLHSTLLLGSVWLLTRLRLLTSNELRETLWKAALTGGMLTATVQAWSGYQPLSGSFDLLAALNSDLSARLDHVKLDAEDGSGSGLPSFSRLPKSAPGAVGESSGQSAPSLKWHSTGAPLVFHLRTPGPSAQGTIRLPSQESPQVESWSYRRESRLHAFGPLTVTPQDSASTGNFTFKLRPLSNPWVRGALWIWLVIGSMLALRVLITKARLGRLLAARTPIHQGPLRGMLDDLCRRADASYVLLTRSDFIASPLAVGREICIPARAERELCPRQQQGMLAHELAHIVRRDSFWLFFSALIQAFFFIQPLNRLARRRLCRESEYLCDDWAVRQVGEGRSLARCLAEVAAWIEASPAPALAPGMAGRESAIVSRVRRLVGETPPPRRTGLWSRLAAGFLLLLLVAGLAPAVSASSPVNVLFQGFSDKNPRMRHFFIKMDREKDGKAHIKIGPQDSSNQVSPKAKKRYFL